GTATTTCAGACCAGAGGATTGCCTCGGTGGCTATAAACAGCTCCGGAGACTGGATCGGCTTTGGGTGCTCGCGTaagaatttgtttgtttttacgtgtgtgtgtgtgtgtgtgtgtgcgcgcgcgcgttagCTTACTGGTGTTGCAGAGTAAAACTCAAAAGGTAAACACATCGACTGTTTCAGGGATGGGCCAGCTGCTGGTGTGGGAGTGGCAGAGTGAGTCGTACGTGTTCAAGCAGCAGGGACACTTCAACAACATGGCGTCGCTGGCTTACTCTCCAGACGGACAGTACATCGTGACGGGAGGGGACGACAGCAAAGTGAGTCTCAGAGTGAAGCCTTTAACTTCATGTGTCCATGCTGAGACAGGAGAACAGGGGTgggaaactccaggcctcaagggccggtgtcctgcaggttttagatatcaccctgaaTCAACATACCTGAATCCAATCATTAGTTCAATACCAGATAAATGAAGACTCAAGGTCTCGTCTCTGACTCCACACTGTGTTAATAAATTCCTGCAGGTGAAAGTGTGGAACACCAACACCGGCCTCTGCTTTGTCACATTTACCGAACACACCAGCAGCGTCACTAACGTCACCTTCACCTCCAGCGGCTTCGTCATCGTCAGCGCTTCTCTGGACGGGACGGTCCGAGCCTTCGACCTGCACAGGTGGGCGCTGGCGGCAAGGACGGGGGTGTATTCTTTTAAAAGATGGTTGAGAATGTATTCCTGTAatgttgttttgggttttttgtttttttttggcagaTACCGAAACTTCAGGACTTTTACGTCACCTCGGCCTGCGCAGTTCTCCTCCCTCGCAGTAGATGCCAGTGGGGAGCTGGTGAGCGCAGGAGCTCAGGATTCCTTTGAGATCTTCCTCTGGTCTATGCAGACAGGCAGGCTGCTAGAGGTAGGCATCATGCTTCTTTTTAATTACGCTTTTTCATCCTTCCTTATGAGACAGACTAACTTGATTGAAGCTGCCAGGATCCCTCAGATTAACACTTCCTTCCTGCGACCGGACAGGTCCTGGCGGGTCACGAGGGTCCGGTGAGCTGCCTCTGTTTCAGTCCGGTTCAGTCCGTCCTGGCCAGCTGCTCGTGGGACCGAACCGTTCGGCTGTGGGACATGCTGGACAGCTGGCAGACCAAGGAAACGCTTCCCCTCACATCTGATGGTAAATTCAGATCCTTCGTGAAGCCATCAGTGATCGTCTTGTGAtttgggtgttttgttttttttttgtttttgttttttatgccgCCACTAGGGGAGGGGGGACAGATTGAAAGATTCAAGTTGCTTTTAAgttggttttgtttcttttgtaatgtttgtctgtttgttagcaGTCTAGCGTCCACAGTTTTTAAGATATCATGTTCAACCTTTTGTGTGACGGTAGATACTACAAACAGCTCAAGCTTATTTCATTTGGGTGAAAACTGCGTCCAAGTCAAGGTCACACCAAACTGAAAATCAGTAACGACTTTTTATGGATCGTCTTCAAACTTCCCAAAAATATACTAGGCCTTGACTACCTAGGTTTGCTATGCATTTGGCCTTGACCTTCATTGTTAGCAAAGTCAATGttgaaaaaaatttaaataaaagttaTCAAGTGATATATCATATGAAAGGGCATAGAGAGAGCTGTACAacacttcttgttttttcaataCGATGCCCTATAATGTCACTATGACCCCATGAAGTTTTGTAAAATTACACGTGTGCATGAATATATCCTTAAATTTATCTTAAACTTTTTGCAGCTTATAGAAGCCAAAGATTTTAGCCAGTTTTGCTCTGATTATATAGGTAAAGATGATAAAATAAACCATTTTACTATGCAATGTTTCAAGGTCAAAGTTCATGGTCACACGAATTTATTTAAAGGCTTTATAGTTTCCTTTGGATTATAAAATAACAGTCATTTTGGGACATCAGCACTTTCTTTGGCTGAGCTCTACAACATCATGTGACGTCACagtaacagaaaaacatttatacACTGTACTGGATTTTTATTGTTAGTGCTGACATCAGCATAAAACATCAAGTTTCAGCATAGCCCTTCAGGGCGAGTTCTCtctgtgcttttgtttgttgtatATGTCTATGTTGTATTCTGCCTCcctcactgtgttttttttatttatttattttttaaatttaaatgtcttttgttCCTCAGGCTTGGCAGTGACGTACCGCCCCGACGGTCAGGAGTTGGCTGTGGCCACTCTGAACGGTGAGATCTCTTTCTGGAACCCGCACACGGCCACACAAAACGGCTCCGTTGCTGGACGACACGACCTGCAGACAGGCCGCAAGGAGACGGATAAAATCACAGCCAAGCAGTCCGCCAAGGGCAAGTGAGTGGATGGGATTTGAGCCTCAGGTTTGATTCCACTGGTTCAAATCATCTCGTTTAAtgtgactttatttttttcttctgtctctcGTTAAGGTCGTTTACATCACTGTGTTACTCTGCGGACGGGGAGTCTGTTTTGGCTGGGGGTCAGGCCAAGTTTGTCTGCATCTACAACATCAAGGAGCAGATGCTCATAAAGAAGTTTGAAATCTCCTGCAACCTGTCCTTCGACGCTATGGAGGTGCGACCTCACAGTCTGCTCAGCGAGTTTATTTCCATGTCACATGACTGCAGCATACATATTCAATAGCATCGGCTGTCCTGGAAAAACAGATCTATGGTTGATggttgagggttttttttttggggggggggttaaggAGACGAGGTGAACCCAAAATAGGAATTTAAGGCATTTTTTAAAAGCGTATGCTAGATGAGTAAACATGGATGGATCGGACGCTTCATCGTGAAAATGTGCATCTTTAGTCCTTGAAGAGGTTTTAATTATGACAGGTTTCGCTTATCCTGTTGTCCTGCTTCACCTTCAGGAGTTCCTGGACAGGAGGAAGATGACAGAGTTCGGCAGTCTGGCTCTGGTGGATGAAGGAGCCGGGGACGGAGACGGAGTCAGCATCAGCCTCCCTGGAGTCAGGAGAGGTACAACCCTCACACGAAGGCTCAGACCAGTTATTATAAGTGTGGAAGTGGTGTGTTTGCTACAAGGTGCAGTGGTCAGAAGTGGTTATTGCTGTGATCGGACTGAAACCGCCAGAATTAAAAATCGATAAACTTTAGAAGTGAggattttaatgtattttgatTCATTTAGGTGATTAAGAATTTGACATTTTCTCTGATTTTGACCTTGAGTTGATCTTGACTTTATGATATAATTTTGGCAGCCCTCCATGTAATTAAGTAATTGTATTTTGTTAGGATCATGAGGCCTTTTACGAAAAAGTCTCTTGTGCCTTATTCACTGATGTTTTTGAATCGACCCTCACTGATTCTTGTGTCTGCTCATCCTTAAAGGTGACATGAGTTCTCGTCACTTCAAACCTGAGATCAGAGTGAGCTCGCTGCGGTTCTCCCCTACTGGTAGGTGACAGAATTACAGCTTGGAGCATGGTTTCAAAATGTTATCCTGTGAACACTGGATGATGGAAGACAACACTGATGTTGTCCTTCATGATGTTGATGTTGTCCGTCATCACAGcagtttttcatgttgtttgctGTTCCCATTACGGTGTTTGAATCTCGTGCAGCAAACTTCGCTGGACAGCAGCAGACACGTTTATGAAGCATGTATGAAAAGCATGCGTCCCGTTACAGACGAGCTTTGTCGGCCGGTTAGTCAAGttgttctcctcctcctcaggtcGCAGTTGGGCGGCCACCACCACTGAGGGCCTGCTGGTCTACTCCCTTGACGGGTCACTGGTCTTCGACCCGTACGACCTGGACCTAGACGTGACACCGGCCAGCATACGCAAACAGCTGCGCCTTCAGGAGTGGGCGTCGGCCATAGTCCTGGCGTTCAGACTCAACGAAAAAGCCCTCAAGCAGGAAGTGTTGGAGAAGGTCCCACATGAGCAGAGTGAGTGAATTTCACCTTATTTAACATTTTGAGTTCCCTTTTTCACTTGGAAACGCCCGAGTGATGTGAGTTGTGTGTCCTTCTGGCCTAGTCTCGGTGGTTTGCGGCTCTCTTCCTGACATTTATGTCGAGAAGCTGCTGGGTTTCATCGCCACGTGTTTGGAGAAGTCGGGCCACTTGCAGTTCTATATGACCTGGGCACAGAACCTGCTCATGCTGCACGGACAGAAACTGAAGAACAGGTGTGTCCTCAGGCTCTCATTCACATCACAGATTCAGTTCAGCATGACTGTAAGTGAACAGAAGATGACAGCAACAAATTTTTCAATGCATCTGCTTTGGCATGCAGGTCTGGAGCCATCCTGCCCACGCTGCAGGCGCTACAGAAGAGCATCCAGAGGCACTTCGACGACCTCTCCAAGCTGTAAGTTACAGATCCTCTGAAATGTTGTGCCTTTGCCCAGATACAGCTTAACAGATCTGAATGTGTGCTTTGTTTGTGTAGCTGCGACTTCAACATGTACAACATCCGCTATGCCGTGGCCCTCTCAAAGCAAAGAGGCTTAAAGAGGGCGGCTGAGGAGGAGACAGAGgaccaggaggaggaggatgaagagctGTCTGAGGAGATGAGCGAGGCTTCTTTAGAGGATGCAGAAATGATGCTGTAGGGCCACCTCAGTGCCACAGCATGACACATGTTgaactgtaaaagaaaaacagatttttgtgtACTTGGATGTGATGTTTTAGAGTTCTTTTATAATTAAATTCATATATAACTGTGGATGGTTTTATTTGGTTTAATGAAATGTCACCCTGTatgattataattattattattattgatttcttttttgttagcGTATATATAGAACATTTATAAGCAaatgttatttacattattatgcaAAGGTCTTGGACGTCTCCATATTTTTTCtaggaaaataaatgaaatagatGCAGTGATGTGTATATCttgaggaatagttctccagacttcttgacggacattcaaagctcttctttggatgtttctgccttttgttctgttctgtgtcaacatgatcccacactgcttaaataatgttgaggtccgggctctggggaggccgatccatgactcgtagtgttccactgtgtgtttctaTTCAGCaatattttactgcattggcagtgtgttcgGGATCATTGCCATGCCGAAAAATTAAGCTGttaccaatcagatgctttccagatgtaattgcatggtggatcaaaatctgatggtacttttctgagTTCTTAATTCATCATTTGAAGAGATCTTGAACACCACTTACTGAAATGCAGCCCAAACCTTGATAGAGcttccaccgtgttttacagatgtctGCAGGCACTCACTGTTGTAACGTTTGTCCTAGCTTGTGCAGTTGAATCTGAATGTGTAAACTGAATGtgaatgaaaaagcagcaaTGGCCAAAGAAACACTTTGAAAGATTATCAGAaagctggagaactattgctcaagagcgTTTAAAATGACAGAAGTCCGGAAGTAAAAGATAAAgaaattattataaaaaaaatgtatagtgGCACGaagcaaaaatataaataatacgCCTGCACGGCTTTAACTGGAAAATAACCGGTATTTGTGCAGTCGATTGGCTGAATATTCAGTTTCCGGCATGCTCGTGGGCGTAGGAGCGGAAGGGGCGGGGTTAATTCCAAAATGAGGGAAAATAAGAACATGTCCGAGTCCCCTTCTCAAGCGGGAAAAGAAATACCGGCGAAAAAGCAAAAGCTGAGCAGCGATGAGAACAGCAACCCCGACTTGTCAGGAGATGAGAACGTAAGCATTTAAACCGTGTTTGATGTTGGGCCGCAGATGAGCCGTGTAGCGCTTCTGATCAGTTAGCATTGTGCTAAAGTAGCCGATGTGCTAAAGGCTTTAG
The window above is part of the Maylandia zebra isolate NMK-2024a linkage group LG23, Mzebra_GT3a, whole genome shotgun sequence genome. Proteins encoded here:
- the pwp2h gene encoding PWP2 small subunit processome component encodes the protein MKFAYRFSNLLGAVYRQGNLNFSRDGNVVISPVGNRISVFDLKNNTSETLPFSTTKNITCVGLSPDGSLAIVVDEDGAAVLVSLITRAILHHFHFHKPVSSIRFSPDGRKFIVTKENVALMYHAPGKKREFNAFVLDKSYYGPYDETTCIDWTDDSKCFVVGSKDMSTWVFGAERWANLIYYSLGGHKDIVVGCFFEKDSLDLYTVSQDGTLCVWESNTELDGLILKKSQDKPKLPRQGEEEEEEESEERDKVEGEEGEVIRGKVETAKEREKKKNVRYKMMSKHFFNKEGDFNNLTAAAYHKPNHILVTGFASGIFHLHELPEFNLIHSLSISDQRIASVAINSSGDWIGFGCSRMGQLLVWEWQSESYVFKQQGHFNNMASLAYSPDGQYIVTGGDDSKVKVWNTNTGLCFVTFTEHTSSVTNVTFTSSGFVIVSASLDGTVRAFDLHRYRNFRTFTSPRPAQFSSLAVDASGELVSAGAQDSFEIFLWSMQTGRLLEVLAGHEGPVSCLCFSPVQSVLASCSWDRTVRLWDMLDSWQTKETLPLTSDGLAVTYRPDGQELAVATLNGEISFWNPHTATQNGSVAGRHDLQTGRKETDKITAKQSAKGKSFTSLCYSADGESVLAGGQAKFVCIYNIKEQMLIKKFEISCNLSFDAMEEFLDRRKMTEFGSLALVDEGAGDGDGVSISLPGVRRGDMSSRHFKPEIRVSSLRFSPTGRSWAATTTEGLLVYSLDGSLVFDPYDLDLDVTPASIRKQLRLQEWASAIVLAFRLNEKALKQEVLEKVPHEQISVVCGSLPDIYVEKLLGFIATCLEKSGHLQFYMTWAQNLLMLHGQKLKNRSGAILPTLQALQKSIQRHFDDLSKLCDFNMYNIRYAVALSKQRGLKRAAEEETEDQEEEDEELSEEMSEASLEDAEMML